A window of Rhododendron vialii isolate Sample 1 chromosome 11a, ASM3025357v1 contains these coding sequences:
- the LOC131307227 gene encoding uncharacterized protein LOC131307227, which produces MALPLEELNLDGEVEGEEMLTERAPLKESRLYRTSFPGAVRKRAYIFDGEGNYYNKDWDLVEGRGNEFCWYHVELPKGNQKLSQSAQYLIDVLCPPLKLQDILSLVSNGPFCGHVDGALVFRVNSPGTASGKFTFRIAARVTENSVITVSLGRVPRLGFSPVGESLLSEIPSVESPNHVRGEKEKGGIVIGEHVLEFLLTMNHSEEADNPVPKSVAKLVIHIIDTHVDHIQDIVTKLEIDLDGVEFELDRGGFALKKQMLDDRRFPKMHLDLQRLLQVIAHGEQVFPRVKEKCASKHWFAHEDISSLEELISRLRRLKENVGFIANRVTAIQAGLDSWQAEQINRKLYYLSFLSIIFLPLSVVTGVFGMNVGGVPWTEQRDPKLKDGFRNVIFLCFAMLLFVLLCFIVPAIYTRVAAWRRKREIRKSWSLNRKPFLRKSLGSEERGGYLRL; this is translated from the exons ATGGCATTGCCTCTGGAAGAACTAAACCTTGATGGAGAAGTAGAGGGAGAGGAAATGTTGACAGAACGCGCACCTCTAAAGGAGAGTCGGCTTTATAGGACTAGTTTCCCGGGTGCTGTGAGAAAAAGAGCCTATATTTTCGATGGGGAAGGGAATTACTATAACAAGGATTGGGATCTTGTAGAGGGTAGAGGGAATGAATTTTGTTGGTACCATGTGGAACTTCCCAAAGGCAATCAAAAACTTTCTCAATCCGCTCAATACCTCATTGATGTTCTTTGCCCTCCCCTAAAACTCCAAGACATCCTCTCTCTGGTCAGCAACGGACCCTTTTGTGGGCATGTAGATGGTGCCCTTGTGTTTAGGGTTAACTCACCGGGTACTGCCTCGGGCAAATTTACATTCAGAATCGCTGCAAGAGTTACTGAGAATTCAGTGATTACAGTCTCTTTGGGCCGTGTCCCAAGATTGGGCTTCTCGCCTGTTGGTGAGTCTCTTCTTTCAGAGATTCCAAGTGTGGAGAGTCCAAATCATGTGAGAGGAGAGAAGGAAAAGGGTGGGATTGTGATTGGGGAGCATGttcttgaatttttgttgaCTATGAATCATTCTGAGGAAGCGGATAATCCTGTGCCGAAATCTGTTGCGAAACTCGTCATTCATATTATTGACACACATGTAGATCATATCCAAGATATCGTGACCAAACTTGAGATTGACCTGGATGGGGTGGAGTTTGAATTGGATAGAG gtggttttgctttgaaaaagCAAATGCTAGATGACAGAAGATTTCCTAAAATGCATCTTGACTTACAGCGCCTCTTGCAG GTTATTGCACATGGGGAGCAAGTATTTCCACGAGTCAAGGAGAAGTGCGCTTCAAAACACTGGTTTGCCCATGAAGACATCAGTTCACTTGAGGAGTTAATCAGTCGCCTCAGGAGGCTAAAGGAGAATGTTGGATTCATAGCCAATCGAGTCACAGCAATTCAAGCTGGTCTAGACAGCTGGCAGGCCGAGCAAATAAATAGAAAGCTATACTATCTCTCGTTCCTTTCGATCATATTCCTCCCTCTATCTGTAGTGACTGGAG TGTTTGGGATGAACGTAGGAGGAGTTCCTTGGACGGAGCAAAGAGATCCGAAGCTGAAGGATGGTTTCCGCAATGTCATCTTTCTATGTTTTGCAATGCtgctttttgttcttttgtgcTTCATTGTCCCAGCTATTTATACACGTGTAGCTGCTTGGCGGAGGAAAAGAGAGATAAGGAAAAGCTGGTCTCTCAACAGGAAGCCGTTCCTCAGGAAAAGCCTAGGAAGCGAAGAAAGAGGAGGTTACCTTCGGCTTTGA